One window of the Pedobacter ginsengisoli genome contains the following:
- a CDS encoding BatD family protein: MKHYFNFSWCLMLCLACFTYKSNAQDIKVEARLDKSTIVLGDQTILRLSAQMPVNDKVGFPALADTISSKIQIVEVGKTDTIADKTNPKVVTISRQYTITSFDAGLQTIPAFSLQVNAQSFKTDPLPLQVTAVAVDTTKAIYDIKQPLAVKYSFLDWLRDHWLWVVISLVAILLIAGLIFYLWKKSKNKPVKQEVKPLVPADVTALKKLAALRDKKLWEQEEVKQYHIELTDILREYLEKRYHIKALEQTSEEIFASLRGMEITDQNRSKLRQILMLADLVKFAKGKPLNPENEQSMENAIGFVTDTKQINQLPENRAQNETV, from the coding sequence ATGAAGCATTATTTTAATTTTAGCTGGTGTTTAATGTTATGCCTGGCTTGTTTTACTTATAAAAGCAATGCTCAGGATATAAAGGTAGAAGCCAGACTGGATAAGTCGACCATTGTTTTGGGAGACCAGACTATTTTGCGCTTAAGTGCCCAGATGCCGGTAAACGATAAAGTTGGTTTTCCTGCTTTGGCAGACACCATTTCTTCTAAAATACAGATTGTAGAGGTAGGAAAAACAGATACTATAGCTGATAAAACCAACCCAAAGGTAGTTACGATTAGTCGTCAATATACCATCACTTCTTTTGATGCAGGATTGCAGACCATTCCGGCCTTCTCACTGCAAGTGAATGCACAAAGTTTTAAAACAGATCCATTACCATTACAGGTTACTGCGGTTGCTGTTGATACTACAAAGGCAATTTATGATATTAAACAGCCGCTTGCTGTAAAATATTCATTTTTAGATTGGTTAAGGGATCATTGGCTGTGGGTTGTGATTTCGTTAGTTGCAATTTTACTGATTGCCGGACTGATCTTTTATCTATGGAAGAAAAGCAAAAATAAGCCGGTTAAGCAAGAGGTTAAGCCCTTGGTACCTGCAGATGTAACTGCTTTAAAAAAGCTTGCTGCCTTAAGAGATAAAAAATTATGGGAGCAGGAAGAAGTTAAACAATACCATATTGAACTTACTGATATTTTGAGAGAATACCTGGAAAAACGCTATCATATTAAAGCACTTGAGCAAACATCAGAAGAGATTTTTGCAAGTTTAAGGGGTATGGAAATTACTGATCAAAACAGGAGTAAGCTGCGTCAGATATTAATGCTGGCCGATCTTGTGAAGTTTGCTAAGGGAAAACCATTAAACCCGGAAAACGAACAAAGCATGGAGAATGCCATAGGTTTTGTGACAGATACTAAACAGATTAATCAATTACCAGAAAATAGAGCGCAAAATGAAACTGTTTAG
- the coaD gene encoding pantetheine-phosphate adenylyltransferase — protein MKIALFPGSFDPITIAHVDILKRALPLFDKIVVGIGLNSSKQGFLSADKREEIVKKVFEQEPKVEVELYEGLTVDFCKLINAQYMVRGVRSVSDFEYEKAIAQINQTMMPEVETIIILSKPEYSAISSTIVRDILRNNGDVSKFLPQQAIPFL, from the coding sequence ATGAAAATTGCACTATTTCCGGGCTCATTTGACCCAATCACGATAGCTCACGTAGATATTTTAAAACGCGCCCTGCCATTATTTGATAAAATAGTAGTGGGTATTGGCCTAAATAGCTCCAAACAAGGATTCCTTTCGGCAGATAAACGTGAAGAAATTGTAAAAAAAGTTTTTGAGCAAGAGCCAAAAGTAGAAGTAGAACTATACGAAGGCCTTACAGTTGATTTCTGTAAACTAATAAACGCGCAGTACATGGTTAGAGGTGTACGTTCTGTTTCTGATTTTGAGTACGAGAAAGCAATTGCACAAATCAATCAGACTATGATGCCCGAAGTAGAAACAATAATTATTTTAAGTAAACCAGAGTATTCGGCAATAAGCTCAACCATTGTACGCGATATTCTGCGTAACAATGGCGATGTAAGTAAGTTTTTACCGCAGCAGGCTATACCTTTTTTATAG
- a CDS encoding vWA domain-containing protein yields the protein MKLFSGIEFANPGFFWLLLLVPLMVGWYIWRNKKFQGTMRVSSVKAFMGVKKSGYGVLRHYSIVLKSLALIAVIIGLARPQSALSWQNSTTEGIDIVIATDISGSMLSEDLKPNRLEAGKNIAIDFIKDRPDDRIGLVVFSGESFTQCPLTIDHDVLINLFKGINNGMIEDGTAIGMGLATAVNRLKDSEAKSKVIILLTDGSNTGGSIPPVTAAEIAKQMNVRVYTVGVGTKGYAPYPVKTPFGVQYQQVPVTIDEGTLSSIAKITGGKYFRATNNDKLKEIYQQIDQLEKAKIAVTQYHKKTERFLPFALIALALLLVEFGLRNTLFRGALT from the coding sequence ATGAAACTGTTTAGTGGAATCGAATTTGCCAATCCAGGTTTTTTCTGGTTATTACTGCTGGTGCCTTTAATGGTTGGCTGGTACATTTGGCGCAACAAGAAGTTTCAGGGTACCATGCGGGTGTCGTCTGTTAAGGCGTTTATGGGCGTTAAGAAAAGTGGCTATGGTGTTTTGAGACATTATAGTATTGTACTGAAATCATTGGCCCTTATTGCGGTAATTATTGGTTTGGCAAGACCTCAGAGTGCATTGAGTTGGCAAAATTCAACAACCGAGGGGATAGATATAGTGATAGCTACTGATATTTCGGGAAGTATGCTTTCGGAAGATTTAAAGCCAAACAGGCTGGAGGCAGGAAAGAATATTGCCATTGATTTTATAAAAGACAGACCAGATGACAGGATTGGTCTTGTGGTGTTTAGTGGCGAAAGTTTTACGCAATGCCCGCTTACAATTGATCATGATGTATTAATTAACTTGTTTAAAGGTATTAATAATGGAATGATTGAAGATGGTACTGCAATAGGAATGGGGCTTGCCACGGCAGTTAACCGCCTAAAAGATAGTGAGGCAAAAAGTAAGGTGATCATTTTACTTACAGATGGGTCTAATACCGGTGGTTCAATTCCTCCGGTTACTGCTGCAGAGATTGCCAAACAAATGAATGTGCGGGTTTATACCGTTGGAGTAGGTACTAAAGGATATGCACCTTATCCGGTAAAGACCCCTTTTGGAGTTCAATACCAGCAAGTTCCGGTAACAATTGATGAGGGAACACTTTCGAGCATCGCGAAAATTACGGGAGGTAAGTACTTCCGGGCTACAAATAACGACAAGCTAAAGGAAATTTATCAGCAAATAGATCAACTGGAAAAGGCAAAGATAGCTGTTACGCAATATCATAAGAAAACAGAGCGCTTTTTGCCCTTTGCGCTAATTGCACTGGCTCTTTTGCTGGTTGAGTTTGGATTAAGAAATACATTGTTTAGAGGAGCTTTAACTTAA
- a CDS encoding DUF3822 family protein — translation MNSKNSILLVDPEFDPNTATNCNLLIKITADSFSYAIIDKSSNQLKAVYDQQECQNVSKQLSEKLRTDSYLSLPFKEIKASVHTENSIAIPNDLFNEQSLNDYAKFFTEEQSNNLYTQPSANFGFTSIFTLNKFIEESLNISLSNCRLFDHAAPVLELSKNNDNLSLTLDFTVGSFNAIYTDGGKLIFQNYFQIENTEEFNYYLLFIINQLNIDALNTNIHLSGIINEGDGQYKCIEKYFNAINFTSTTGNKADNKILDDMPAHYYSSLLALDQCG, via the coding sequence ATGAACAGCAAAAATAGCATATTATTAGTTGATCCGGAGTTCGACCCTAATACCGCAACAAACTGCAACCTGTTAATAAAAATTACTGCCGATAGTTTTTCGTATGCTATTATAGATAAAAGCAGTAACCAGCTTAAAGCTGTATACGACCAGCAGGAATGCCAGAATGTAAGCAAACAGCTATCCGAAAAACTAAGAACAGACAGCTATTTAAGTTTGCCGTTTAAAGAAATTAAGGCTTCGGTACATACAGAAAATTCAATAGCTATACCTAACGACTTGTTCAATGAGCAGAGTTTAAATGATTATGCAAAGTTCTTTACCGAAGAACAATCTAACAACCTTTACACTCAGCCTTCTGCAAATTTTGGATTCACATCCATATTTACGCTAAACAAGTTCATAGAAGAAAGTTTAAATATTTCTCTGTCAAACTGCCGGTTATTTGATCATGCGGCACCGGTTTTGGAGCTTTCAAAAAACAATGATAACCTTAGCCTGACACTTGATTTTACTGTAGGCTCATTTAATGCTATATATACAGATGGTGGTAAATTGATATTCCAAAACTACTTTCAAATCGAAAATACCGAGGAATTTAACTACTACCTGCTCTTCATAATCAACCAGCTAAATATTGATGCCTTAAACACCAATATCCATCTAAGCGGAATTATTAACGAAGGAGATGGCCAATACAAATGCATTGAAAAATATTTCAATGCAATAAACTTCACCTCTACAACAGGAAACAAAGCCGACAATAAAATATTAGATGACATGCCTGCTCATTATTACAGCAGCTTATTAGCTCTTGACCAATGCGGATAA
- a CDS encoding GtrA family protein — translation MTSIAAIEFNNAFFFKFLKFGVVGFSGLIVDFSITYFCKEKLKIHKYISNSLGFIVATGTNYTLNRYWTFDNHNPATLIQFGKFFVISLAGLALSNMIIYLLNDRLKWNFYVAKACAIVIVSLWNFFANYLYTFTG, via the coding sequence ATGACATCAATAGCAGCCATTGAATTTAATAATGCTTTCTTTTTCAAGTTTTTAAAATTCGGGGTGGTGGGTTTTTCGGGCCTTATTGTTGATTTTAGTATTACCTATTTTTGTAAAGAAAAGCTCAAAATCCATAAATACATTTCCAATTCATTGGGTTTTATAGTAGCCACAGGTACAAACTACACACTTAACAGATACTGGACTTTTGATAATCATAATCCTGCCACGCTAATTCAGTTTGGTAAGTTTTTTGTGATTTCTTTAGCTGGCCTTGCCTTAAGTAACATGATTATTTATCTGTTGAACGACAGATTGAAATGGAATTTTTATGTTGCCAAGGCTTGTGCAATTGTAATAGTTTCACTGTGGAACTTTTTTGCTAACTATCTTTACACTTTTACCGGATAA
- a CDS encoding Dabb family protein, with protein MLAHHVLFWLKADTTDEQKVAFRKSLETLNGVESVKSLHIGTPAPIERAVVDTTYTFSLSILFEDLAGHDVYQVHHLHTAFLDEFRSLFEKVIIYDAH; from the coding sequence ATGCTAGCTCATCACGTTTTATTCTGGCTTAAAGCCGACACCACCGACGAACAAAAAGTTGCTTTCAGAAAAAGTCTGGAAACCCTTAACGGTGTAGAATCTGTTAAATCACTACATATCGGCACACCTGCACCCATTGAACGCGCAGTTGTTGATACCACTTATACCTTTTCACTTAGCATCCTCTTTGAAGATCTTGCCGGACACGATGTATATCAGGTACACCACCTGCACACCGCATTCTTAGATGAATTCCGTAGCCTTTTCGAAAAAGTAATTATATACGACGCACACTAG
- a CDS encoding ATP-dependent RecD-like DNA helicase, with the protein MDKASLIAQSYQFTPTAEQFTFCSEMASFLSRQLDNQCFILRGYAGTGKTTSVAALVKALSKFTLRSVLLAPTGRAAKVMSNYTGRKALTIHKKIYRKRTAVSTDMSFQLAPNLAEHTLFIIDEASMIADEWNTQTGSSFLKDLMEFVYNGKNCAVVFVGDTAQLPPVGSIDSPALNKEYVASNFGMRVTAVELKEVVRQEKKSGILANATMLRQLINADNETDKVELPKFITKNYKDIFRMTGVKLVEGLEYAYNKFGIENSLVVCRSNKSANVYNQQIRARLLYREEELTGGDQIMVVRNNYFWLPDNESAAFIANGDMARIRRVRGIEERYGFRFCEVQLEFLDFPEAGEVTCKVMLDTLTAETPNLSYEQSNKLFEGLNVDYAHLTNKKERFNAIKDDPYYNALQIKFAYAVTCHKAQGGQWDAVFVDQGYLTDEMIDMDFLRWLYTGVTRAKKELFLVNFAQNLFASAAEEQF; encoded by the coding sequence ATGGATAAAGCGTCCCTTATTGCCCAGTCTTATCAATTTACTCCGACAGCAGAACAGTTTACTTTTTGCAGTGAAATGGCCTCCTTTTTATCGAGGCAATTGGATAATCAGTGTTTTATACTGAGGGGCTATGCCGGTACCGGTAAAACTACATCGGTAGCGGCACTGGTAAAAGCATTATCTAAGTTTACTTTGCGTTCTGTATTGTTGGCGCCGACAGGAAGGGCCGCAAAGGTGATGAGCAATTATACCGGCCGAAAGGCATTAACCATCCATAAAAAAATCTATAGAAAAAGAACTGCTGTATCTACAGATATGTCGTTCCAGTTGGCGCCAAACCTGGCCGAACATACATTGTTTATTATTGATGAGGCTTCTATGATTGCCGACGAATGGAACACGCAAACGGGTTCATCTTTTTTAAAGGATCTGATGGAGTTTGTATACAACGGTAAAAATTGCGCAGTTGTTTTTGTAGGTGATACGGCACAGCTGCCTCCGGTTGGAAGTATAGATAGTCCGGCTTTAAATAAGGAATATGTTGCTTCAAATTTTGGGATGCGGGTAACCGCTGTAGAGCTGAAAGAGGTAGTTCGCCAGGAAAAAAAATCAGGAATATTAGCTAATGCTACCATGCTTAGGCAATTGATTAATGCTGACAACGAAACGGATAAGGTTGAACTGCCAAAGTTTATTACTAAAAACTATAAGGATATTTTTAGAATGACTGGCGTAAAGCTGGTTGAGGGGCTGGAGTATGCTTATAATAAGTTCGGGATAGAGAATTCGCTTGTTGTTTGCAGGTCTAATAAATCTGCTAATGTTTACAATCAGCAAATCAGGGCCAGGCTGTTGTACAGAGAAGAGGAGCTGACAGGTGGAGACCAGATTATGGTGGTTAGGAATAACTATTTCTGGTTGCCCGACAACGAATCGGCGGCGTTTATTGCGAATGGAGACATGGCAAGAATACGCAGGGTAAGGGGTATTGAAGAGCGTTATGGTTTCCGCTTTTGCGAAGTACAGCTGGAATTTCTTGATTTTCCGGAGGCTGGCGAAGTTACCTGCAAAGTTATGCTTGATACACTTACTGCCGAAACTCCAAACCTTTCTTATGAACAAAGTAATAAGCTTTTTGAAGGTTTGAATGTTGATTATGCTCATCTTACCAATAAGAAAGAGCGTTTTAATGCAATTAAAGATGATCCGTATTATAATGCGCTTCAAATTAAGTTTGCTTATGCGGTAACCTGCCATAAGGCTCAGGGTGGGCAATGGGATGCTGTATTTGTTGATCAGGGCTATTTAACTGATGAAATGATTGATATGGATTTTTTAAGATGGCTTTATACTGGGGTAACACGGGCAAAAAAAGAATTATTTTTAGTAAATTTTGCACAAAACCTATTTGCTTCTGCTGCCGAAGAGCAATTTTAA
- a CDS encoding MCP four helix bundle domain-containing protein — protein MRFAYSIKQKMKIAMLLFCIMACTILIRFLEDKSVKSMNESFVSMYNDRLIPATDLFYVAENAYAKKSMIEDFLHAAYEQSFNPATFKAQLAYYNKAIDSLIKKYEKTFLVKQEKEKLIVLKDGLESTGKIENQIMAFADKKDIASARKLYDQEGRASSKGTIQKLSELMRIQTQVGEELIKDTAFMVSGSKLYSTLQVALAIVIGILIVGIVFTSNVVKINNDKFNLN, from the coding sequence ATGAGATTTGCTTACTCTATTAAACAAAAAATGAAAATTGCAATGCTGTTATTCTGTATAATGGCTTGTACTATATTGATCAGGTTTTTAGAAGATAAAAGTGTAAAAAGCATGAATGAGTCGTTTGTATCAATGTATAACGACCGCCTTATTCCTGCTACCGACTTGTTTTACGTTGCAGAGAATGCTTATGCAAAGAAATCTATGATTGAGGATTTTTTACATGCTGCTTATGAGCAATCTTTTAATCCGGCTACTTTTAAAGCGCAGCTGGCTTATTATAACAAAGCGATAGATTCTTTAATTAAAAAGTATGAGAAAACTTTTCTTGTTAAGCAGGAAAAAGAAAAGCTGATTGTTTTAAAGGATGGTTTGGAAAGTACGGGGAAAATTGAAAATCAGATTATGGCATTTGCCGATAAAAAAGATATAGCAAGTGCGCGAAAGCTTTATGATCAGGAGGGAAGGGCTTCATCAAAAGGAACAATTCAGAAATTATCTGAGCTAATGAGAATCCAGACCCAGGTTGGTGAGGAGCTAATTAAAGACACGGCTTTTATGGTTTCGGGAAGTAAATTATACTCAACACTGCAGGTTGCATTGGCTATTGTTATCGGTATTTTAATAGTAGGAATCGTTTTTACATCGAATGTTGTAAAAATCAATAATGATAAATTTAACCTTAATTAG
- a CDS encoding AAA family ATPase, which produces MIQKESAFIDLLFMEMDKVIVGQRYMVERLMIGLLADGHILLEGVPGLAKTLAINTLSKTIDAGFSRIQFTPDLLPADLLGTMIYNQKKEEFIVRKGPLFSNFILADEINRAPAKVQSALLEAMQERQVTIGDNTFELPKPFLVLATQNPIEQEGTYPLPEAQVDRFMLKVVIGYPKKEDEKLIMRANIAPQGMAKPKAILHPDDIIRARKVVREVYMDEKIEQYIIDIVFATRYPDQYKLADYKNLISFGASPRASINLALASKAYAFIKRRGYVIPEDVRAVCHDVLRHRIGLTYEAEAEDINTEAIITGILNAVEVP; this is translated from the coding sequence ATGATACAAAAGGAAAGCGCATTTATTGATCTGCTTTTTATGGAGATGGATAAAGTGATAGTTGGGCAGAGATATATGGTAGAGCGCTTAATGATTGGCTTGCTTGCAGATGGGCATATCTTGTTAGAAGGTGTACCGGGACTGGCAAAAACACTTGCCATCAATACCTTATCTAAAACTATTGATGCAGGCTTCAGCAGAATCCAGTTTACACCAGATCTATTACCTGCCGATTTACTGGGTACGATGATCTATAATCAGAAGAAAGAAGAATTTATTGTTAGAAAAGGTCCTTTGTTCTCTAATTTCATTCTTGCTGATGAGATTAACCGGGCACCGGCAAAAGTACAGAGTGCTTTGTTAGAGGCCATGCAGGAGCGCCAGGTAACTATTGGAGACAATACTTTTGAACTGCCTAAACCTTTTCTTGTTTTAGCAACACAGAATCCGATAGAACAAGAAGGAACGTATCCATTACCGGAAGCGCAGGTTGATAGGTTTATGCTTAAGGTAGTGATCGGGTATCCTAAAAAGGAAGATGAAAAGCTAATTATGAGAGCTAATATAGCGCCTCAGGGAATGGCTAAGCCTAAAGCTATCCTTCATCCTGATGATATTATCAGGGCAAGAAAGGTAGTGAGAGAGGTATATATGGATGAAAAAATTGAGCAGTACATTATTGATATTGTTTTTGCTACGCGCTACCCTGATCAATATAAACTGGCAGATTATAAAAACCTGATTAGTTTTGGAGCTTCGCCAAGGGCAAGTATAAATCTGGCCTTAGCTTCAAAAGCTTATGCTTTTATAAAAAGAAGGGGATATGTAATTCCGGAAGACGTAAGAGCTGTTTGCCATGATGTTTTAAGACACAGAATAGGCTTAACTTATGAGGCCGAGGCAGAGGATATTAATACAGAAGCCATCATTACCGGAATATTGAATGCAGTAGAAGTACCATAG
- a CDS encoding DUF58 domain-containing protein — MDTKDLLKKVRKIEIKTRGLSNQIFSGEYQSAFKGRGMAFSEVREYQMGDEIRTIDWNVTARFNHPYVKVFDEEREMTVMLLVDVSGSKNFGTQTQQKQELATEVCAVLAFSAIQNNDKVGVLFFSDKVEKFIPPKKGRSHILMIIRELIDFKPQNRGTNVAEALRYFTSAINKRCTSFLISDFMSNSFENELKIANRKHDLIALRLYDLHEEEFPNLGLIPVRDEETGEYEWVNTGDKRVRHAYKVAALERNGRLEDLFKRSGVDFTKIGTHQSYIKPLMTLFKKREARR, encoded by the coding sequence ATGGATACCAAAGATCTCTTAAAGAAAGTAAGAAAGATTGAAATTAAAACCCGTGGATTAAGTAATCAGATCTTTTCAGGAGAATACCAGTCGGCATTTAAAGGTCGTGGTATGGCCTTTAGTGAAGTTCGGGAATACCAGATGGGTGATGAGATACGTACCATTGACTGGAATGTTACTGCCCGCTTTAATCACCCTTATGTAAAGGTGTTTGATGAAGAAAGGGAAATGACAGTGATGTTACTGGTGGATGTGAGCGGTTCTAAGAATTTTGGGACGCAAACTCAACAAAAACAAGAGCTGGCTACGGAGGTATGTGCCGTGCTGGCATTTTCGGCCATTCAGAACAATGATAAGGTAGGTGTATTGTTTTTTAGTGATAAAGTTGAAAAATTCATCCCTCCTAAAAAAGGGAGAAGCCACATTTTGATGATCATTAGGGAGCTGATAGATTTTAAACCTCAGAACAGGGGTACAAATGTAGCTGAAGCTTTAAGATACTTTACCAGTGCGATTAACAAAAGATGTACTTCGTTCCTGATCTCGGATTTTATGAGTAATTCTTTTGAGAATGAGCTTAAAATTGCCAATAGAAAACACGATCTTATTGCCCTGAGGTTATATGATTTGCACGAAGAAGAATTTCCGAACCTGGGGCTTATCCCTGTTAGGGATGAAGAAACGGGCGAGTATGAGTGGGTAAATACAGGAGATAAGCGGGTTAGGCATGCTTACAAAGTAGCGGCATTGGAGAGAAATGGGCGGTTAGAAGATCTTTTTAAGAGATCGGGAGTAGATTTTACGAAAATAGGTACTCATCAGTCATATATTAAACCATTAATGACATTATTTAAAAAACGCGAAGCCAGAAGGTAG
- a CDS encoding ArnT family glycosyltransferase, producing the protein MLQTKKSSEQILLLFLVIWTALNIIQAGFVEVHADEAYYWVYSRFLDWGYFDHPPMVALFIKIGDALLPSTLGLRLFTVITSTLSVYLLWKIVSQYAQNIKLFILLFSGIVLFHVYGFITTPDSPLFFFTVLFFYVYQRYEAENKIKWALILALVIACLLYSKYHGILVLFFTILSNLKLLKRPSFWFIVVISIVAYLPHILWQVHNNYPSFYYHVIDRSAAFYKSSFTSEYLLAQLALAGPLIGWFLYRSAVILKSSDSFIKAIKFNFYGIFIFFLFSTLKGRVEAHWTLPGMLCLFILAYIVMARKPVPKWFEKLAIVNIALIVLVRLILIFPINALMKVNVIAYYFGTEKWAKQIHEKAGDYPVIFYNSFQTPSRYNYYNRSTKGFSYDSRYYRKNQYDIWPLEDSLRNKRAYFVIPDSHGNKVKQDTINTSKGVFYGLWIDKVRMYQKVSVNPVVAPADWKSGAAETLKLKITNPYNEAISLGNTGETWKCYLEYGFKKDGDLSEFKPIVADLENVHIGPGESIEIEGVIQAPAEAGKYKMILSLRTEPFLGGRNSNMIGVEVR; encoded by the coding sequence ATGCTGCAAACAAAGAAAAGTTCTGAACAGATATTGCTTTTATTTCTGGTTATATGGACTGCACTTAATATTATTCAGGCAGGTTTTGTTGAGGTTCATGCTGATGAGGCTTATTATTGGGTTTATTCCAGATTCCTTGACTGGGGGTATTTTGATCACCCACCAATGGTGGCTCTGTTTATTAAAATAGGAGATGCATTGCTGCCCTCAACATTGGGTTTAAGACTGTTTACTGTTATTACAAGTACCTTATCGGTTTACCTTTTATGGAAAATTGTAAGCCAGTATGCGCAAAATATTAAGCTGTTTATCCTGTTGTTTTCAGGAATAGTGCTTTTTCATGTTTATGGCTTTATAACTACTCCCGATTCTCCTCTGTTCTTTTTTACGGTACTGTTTTTTTATGTGTATCAGCGTTATGAGGCTGAGAATAAGATTAAATGGGCTTTAATATTGGCCCTGGTTATAGCTTGTTTACTGTATAGCAAGTATCATGGTATACTGGTTTTGTTTTTTACCATATTGTCTAATCTGAAACTATTAAAAAGACCCTCTTTTTGGTTTATTGTAGTCATTTCAATAGTTGCCTATCTGCCACATATATTATGGCAGGTTCATAATAATTATCCATCGTTTTACTATCATGTGATAGATCGTTCTGCGGCCTTTTATAAGTCTAGCTTTACCTCTGAATATTTGCTTGCGCAGCTTGCCCTTGCGGGACCTCTTATAGGTTGGTTTTTGTACAGATCGGCAGTGATTTTAAAATCTTCGGACAGCTTTATAAAAGCCATAAAATTTAATTTTTATGGAATATTTATATTCTTCTTATTTAGCACCTTAAAAGGAAGGGTTGAGGCACATTGGACATTGCCTGGCATGTTGTGTCTGTTTATTCTGGCCTACATTGTTATGGCAAGAAAGCCTGTTCCTAAATGGTTTGAGAAATTAGCGATTGTAAATATTGCCTTAATTGTGTTGGTGAGGCTGATACTTATTTTTCCTATTAATGCTTTGATGAAGGTAAATGTTATAGCTTATTATTTTGGAACAGAGAAATGGGCCAAACAAATACATGAAAAAGCAGGTGACTATCCGGTGATTTTTTATAATTCGTTTCAAACTCCATCGAGGTATAATTATTACAACCGGAGCACTAAAGGCTTTAGTTACGATTCGAGATATTACAGGAAAAACCAATATGACATATGGCCTTTAGAGGATAGCCTTAGAAATAAAAGGGCTTATTTTGTAATACCTGATAGCCATGGCAATAAGGTTAAACAAGATACAATTAATACGAGTAAGGGTGTGTTTTATGGATTGTGGATAGATAAGGTAAGGATGTATCAGAAGGTTTCTGTGAATCCTGTTGTAGCTCCTGCAGACTGGAAAAGTGGTGCTGCTGAGACTTTGAAGTTGAAAATAACCAATCCTTATAACGAAGCAATATCATTAGGTAATACAGGTGAAACCTGGAAGTGTTATTTAGAGTATGGGTTTAAAAAGGATGGTGATCTTAGCGAATTTAAGCCCATTGTAGCTGATTTAGAGAATGTTCATATTGGCCCTGGAGAATCTATAGAAATAGAAGGTGTAATACAGGCACCTGCTGAAGCAGGTAAGTATAAGATGATTTTGTCTTTAAGAACCGAACCCTTTTTAGGTGGCAGGAACAGCAATATGATTGGTGTTGAGGTGAGGTAA
- a CDS encoding RsmD family RNA methyltransferase, producing the protein MRIIGGKLKGIRFNAPESLPVRPTTDMAKEALFNILYNTYDFDSCTVLDLFCGTGNISFEFASRGIEHVTAVDKHSGCVYWVKSVIEKYKLNEIDVQKADVFKFLQSHTKSYQIIFADPPYNLPTIPLIPELVMKNNLLTDNGLLIVEHPSLLKLNNQPGYTETRRYGNSSFSFFEKAPN; encoded by the coding sequence ATGCGGATAATTGGCGGAAAACTAAAGGGTATTCGCTTTAATGCACCCGAAAGCCTTCCGGTAAGGCCCACAACAGATATGGCTAAAGAGGCCCTTTTTAATATACTTTACAATACTTACGATTTTGATAGCTGTACCGTTCTCGATTTGTTTTGCGGAACAGGAAATATCAGTTTCGAATTTGCATCAAGAGGAATTGAGCATGTAACCGCGGTTGATAAACACTCAGGCTGCGTTTATTGGGTAAAATCTGTTATCGAAAAATATAAGCTAAATGAAATTGATGTGCAAAAAGCCGATGTGTTTAAGTTTTTGCAAAGTCATACAAAATCCTACCAGATTATTTTTGCGGATCCTCCTTACAATTTGCCAACTATACCATTAATTCCGGAACTGGTAATGAAAAATAACCTGTTAACAGATAATGGTTTGCTTATAGTAGAGCATCCATCGTTATTAAAGCTAAACAACCAACCGGGTTATACCGAAACCAGAAGATATGGTAACTCTTCATTTAGTTTTTTTGAAAAAGCCCCCAATTAG